A genomic segment from Lutibacter sp. A80 encodes:
- a CDS encoding TolC family protein, translating to MKKTLFLLILFFSQILFSQEKLNLETCYFLLNKNYPLAKQKDIFAKQNNIDLAAIATKKLPKLELSAQTTYQSDVTKMPISIPNITVEPPNKDQYKATLSINQLIYNGGQIDATKKVSEATLKEQQKNVEVNLYQLKNNVNAYYFSILLFNEKIELLHAKKKLLESKLTEVKAGIEFGALLPTSDSVIEAEILKIKQQLDEITSNKNSLIISLAQLIGTEIPTTIELETPLITTTFNTELNRPELTLFQLQKEKIESSESLLSKQNSPMLFGFATGGYGNPGLNMLDNSFQTFYQVGIKLNWNVFDWNASKKQQKSLLINKEIVENKKQVFELNTTIQLQQKQTDINKLSNLIKSDKEIIELRKKVLKSAASQLKNGVITASSYITEVTNLFEAENNLQTHKIEMLLEKANYNTLKGN from the coding sequence ATGAAAAAAACACTTTTTTTACTCATCCTATTCTTTTCTCAAATACTATTTTCTCAAGAAAAATTAAACTTAGAAACCTGTTATTTTTTATTGAATAAGAATTATCCTTTAGCAAAACAAAAAGACATATTTGCTAAACAAAACAATATAGATTTAGCGGCAATTGCAACTAAAAAATTACCAAAATTGGAGTTATCGGCACAAACAACATATCAGTCTGACGTAACAAAAATGCCGATTTCAATACCGAATATAACAGTTGAACCTCCAAACAAAGATCAATACAAAGCAACGCTTTCAATAAATCAGCTAATTTATAATGGTGGCCAAATAGACGCGACAAAAAAAGTAAGTGAAGCTACTTTAAAAGAACAACAAAAAAATGTTGAAGTAAATTTATACCAACTTAAAAATAACGTAAACGCATACTATTTTTCAATACTGCTTTTTAATGAAAAAATTGAATTGTTACACGCTAAAAAAAAGCTTTTAGAAAGCAAATTAACAGAGGTTAAAGCAGGAATTGAATTTGGAGCATTATTACCAACTTCAGATAGTGTTATTGAAGCTGAAATATTAAAAATTAAACAGCAACTAGATGAGATAACATCAAATAAAAATAGTTTAATTATATCTTTAGCACAGCTAATTGGCACTGAAATACCAACAACAATTGAACTTGAAACACCCCTAATTACAACAACTTTTAATACAGAACTAAATAGACCAGAATTAACACTTTTTCAACTTCAAAAAGAAAAAATTGAATCTTCAGAAAGCTTACTTTCAAAGCAAAACTCACCAATGTTATTTGGCTTTGCAACTGGCGGCTACGGAAATCCAGGTTTAAATATGCTCGACAATTCATTTCAAACTTTTTATCAAGTAGGTATTAAATTAAATTGGAATGTTTTTGATTGGAATGCCTCAAAAAAACAACAAAAATCGTTATTGATAAACAAAGAAATTGTTGAAAATAAAAAACAGGTTTTTGAATTAAATACAACCATACAACTACAGCAAAAACAAACAGACATTAACAAACTTTCTAATCTTATAAAATCGGACAAAGAAATTATTGAATTACGAAAAAAGGTATTAAAATCGGCTGCATCGCAACTTAAAAACGGTGTTATAACAGCTTCATCATACATTACGGAAGTCACCAATTTATTTGAAGCAGAAAACAACTTACAAACTCATAAAATTGAAATGCTTTTAGAAAAAGCAAACTACAACACTTTAAAAGGAAATTAA